The following is a genomic window from Doryrhamphus excisus isolate RoL2022-K1 chromosome 3, RoL_Dexc_1.0, whole genome shotgun sequence.
TTTTATTATCACAATAAACAAAGCAGAACTTATTCAGTGCCATAATGAAATGAGCAGGGCCTGAGTGCCAGCATATGCTAATACCCAATCAGCCCTTTCCCACAAAAATTCCATGAACTTTTATGACCAAGACCTTTCCAACACAATTAATAATTATTGGTACTTGTGTGGATTGCTTTCATAGCGCACCTCAGAGTTCAGGGTAATTTAATGAAATCAGGTTGATGATGTATGAGGGGTGGTATACGTCGTTCATGCCATGTCATTAAACAGATTACAGTAGCTGCCAAATTCcttattttcttctattttcACTTCATGTGGATGTACTGCTCAGTGGCCCCAATATTTGTCTGTGCAGTGTTGATGTGTAACATTTTAAAGGGCAAGCGCTGGGTTTTGTATATGCAGAAGAAGCCAGCAGAGTGGAATATACTGTATCAACCCAAACCAGCAATGACAGTGAAATCGTGCATTGAATTTATAACCCAAAattcaaaagaaagaacagttacgttgttttttttttttttttttttactttaaaagtgAGCCATCATCATGCGGTATATTGCTTGTGACAAGTAGGCAGTAGCAGTCACAGCCAACCTTGAAATGGGCTCGCCCTCCTGAATGCAGACACAATGAATTTCACACGGGAGCTTCAagaacacacactcatacacactcCGAGTATCTTGGAGACACACATCTGCAGCTATCTGGAATGTTACTATGGCTTATTAATGTCTGTACCACAAACTAAATGTTGTAAACACGGCAGCGCTCCATACACTACATCTGCTTTAAACACTGTTACATTTCATCTCCTTTGTCCTTCGTCTCCTAGCTCATGGGCAAGGCCACCCGATCGGGTGTCATCTGCCCCATCTTGACCGAAATCCACAAATCGTCATTATTGTCtgaatttttcttctttttctttttcttcttctttgattCCAACGTTGCAGTTGCACCTCCTCTACCCAATTTGCAGCAGCATCTGTTGGCATGgcgacagcagcagcagtggcagCACACTAGCAAGGCGGTGAGAAGGACCAACAGGGGCAGAGTGAGGAGGACTACCAGGCAGATGGTGTTGTGGATTCCTTGCTTGTGTTTCTCCACAACAAAGCTCCAGAGCTGGTTGAAGAAGTCGCGGATGCTCTCTGCAGGTTCATCCATGGCTTTAGGATGCTCGAAGGTGCAGGGTTTAGTTAATCCTTAAGGTCTTTTTTAGGAGGATGGATGCACATTCTGACATTTGGTGGTCATAAATCCATCAGCTGAAGTAGTTATTGGAGTTGATATCACCAAGACATGGCCTTCCTCTTGATTTAGTTGAAGCTTCCTCCAGGAAGTTGTCTGCgaagcaaaaacaacaacacaacatgagCATTCGTAGAAATGAAAACTAGTCCACTATCATGTCTTCTCATCAGCATCAAACACTTACTCTCACTAATACAGTAGAGTAGGCACTCAACATTCAGAGCAGGTCTGCAACAGAGTCCCCCAGAAGGCGACAAGAAGTCAGAAAGCAAGTAAGGATGTGGCATCTGAGGGAGAAATGGCGGTAAGCAGAGTTGAGTCATATGACAGTCCCGCTGTGGGTGATGCATGTGAATACACGTTGCTAATGGCTCCCACTGGAGCTGCTATGTGGCGGGGATGGCATCTGGCCTTAAGTTGTCTGATTGCAACCATTTCCTCTGCCCTCAAACTGAAATCATCTCGCTCAGGAGGTCTCTGCTGGAGGAGGAACATATGGTGAGGTGGAAAAGACCAGAGAAGAAATGGAAACTCTCTGTTGAATGCCTTGTGgacatcatttttaattaaagacCCTCTATAATCACAGAAGTGATCTACTTtcttaaggacctactgcaaaataataaaaaaaaaacagtagtcaaagatttTTTGTATGACAGGAGCGCACTGCTgcttttaagaacctactgtaaAAAAGCAAAGCTCCTCTGATCATGTCAATGCATCCTTGGGCAAGAAACTGAATCCCCAGTTGCTCCTGGtgtgtcatcagtaggtaaatgtgctaacagggTCAAAGTGATTTGAGCACTTTTGAGGTGGAAAATACAATTTACCATTTATTTACAGTACTTCTTGGCTTGTCAAGAGAAAAaacttatccaagaggagactggtTGGTATCAACGATGACAAATCTGCTCGATGACAGACCAGCAGCATCACTTCCATGGTATCTGCTGACCAGTTATGACCAGGTACTGCAAATTGTACCTCATAGAGGCTGTTTTAGGAAATAAACAAATAGGCTTCTGCACTTCTCATATGAGAAATTGCTTTAACACCTCCTTCCCCTTTCTACAAACCCTAGCTTCTCATTTCCTCAACAGGAAACAGAGCTCTTGAGGCTCAGTAGCATGCATTGCCTGCAAGAACAGACATCACAGTAgtaacaaatatacatacaaaaagGCTTCAATAAATAGCAGCCTGATTTTATTGGTGGACCAGCCAAGACATACATAAACAGTATCCATGACTGCGACAAGTCAAGTATTTTCAATGGCAAAATATCCAAAATACTTTCTCATGACATTGTGTGTGGTGGAAACCTTGGTACAGGAAAAGACAAATAGTGAGGCCCACAAAAACTTGGAAGGGTCTGAGAAAATGTTATGATTGCACTCAGGCAGCTTTTTTAAGCAACATGTGCGACCTAAAAGAGCAAAAGTGGTGACAGACGGCATGGCAGGAATCTTTCATGACTTGCCCCGAGCACAGTGTACTCGGAGCAGGCTCCTATCACACCCTATCATCCTGACTTCATCTAATCCTCACATTTAAAGGCTAAGACGAGCAACACATGCCGACTGAGAGGATGTTAAAGACAGTGCAGGAGGGCAGGACTTAAGCAGAAACCCAAGTCACAGCAAGAGAAGGAATAAACACTGAGACGATATTAATGACAGgaacgctctgctgtttttagggacctaCTGCAGAAaccctagtcaaagattctcaaTTTAATAGGactgttctgctgtttttttaaagacttaCTGAAAAACTAATACTCATCAAAGCACATTGTTGTTTATAAAGAACCTACTGGCAAaatatttgctatttttaaagaCCTATTGCAAAAACGTTAGTCAAGAAATCTTTATTTAATAGAACCgttctgctgaaaaaaaaatgctcatcagAGATCATCTATAGacaaatatcacattttaacGAACATACTACCAAAATTCTAGTCAAATATCCTCTATATATGACAGCTTCCCTCTGCTGTTGTTAAGGACCTactgtgaaaaaaacactagtaAAAAATATGCCATATGTCAGGAGTGCTATCTATGCTCTTTTTAATGATCTATGGCAAAAATGCTTATCAAAGATTCTCTACAGTATTTAACAAGACTGCTGTCTTGCTTTAAAGGACATTCTGAATACACAAAGATCATTTATAGGACAGGATcacattgctgtttttaaagaacacctgtaaatgctagtcaaagattctgtAGATGATGGAACCACTCATATGACAAcaccactttgctgtttttaaaggtctactgcaaaaaataaatgtagtcaAAGATCTCTTGTATGACAGGAGTGGTCTGACAACACGGACCTACTGCCAGGACCACTGCTGTTTCTAAGTTGTCATTGCCCTGCATTCGATGCTCACTGAGCTGAAGTCTCACGAGATACGCTAACAGCTTCATGGAGGTTTTGCGCCACTGTAGAGGCAAGTTTTGGTCCAATtgtgacaaaacacaaaatcacatttttcaaaGTCAAAAAGTCAAGTTTTTCACGCCCACCCCAAAGTACCACCTTACCTCCAAGTCAAGTGCCCTCCAGTCAAAGAAATTTCTCTTCGGGCATATTGTCTGCTTCTTCTTGTATCACCCTCACAcactaagacacacacacacatataaacatatGGTTACAAGGCTCCACTTTCTGTTCCTGTTTGCTCATCCACTCTtgttcaacccccccccaatctCCTCCTCCTAACTAAGAGTGTGTTTGGAGGGCAACGTCACTGCAGCCTGCCCACTTTGTGTAAGAATGGGCCCTCTGTCTCtgcttgcttgtgtgtgttggatTCTTGCGGTTGCTTTACTGTACTCACACATAAGCATGGAGTCAGTGATGTCACACTGAGTCGGGCTGAGTGGAACCTTTACgtcctaaacacacacacacacacacacatacctttTCCAACATTCTCTTCAGTACAATGAAGTTTCCGCAGTGTTAACAAACACATCTCCACCCAATGAACATGTCTAAAAAGGGAACAAATGCGGGAAATGAAAGCTGCAAAAGTATGTGACTGCTCTACCAGGTGAAGAGTGCATGGAgcatacattcacacacacatgcacacacacacacacacatacacacttacaGTGCCCTGCCTGTGGCATGGTGGTTAATGGCCTTTGTGACTCAGTCGAGCAAAATAGGCTTTTTCATTCAAAGTTTGAAAAGCAGAAAGAGAGAAAGCGTGAAGGGAAGTAGAGCAAGCTAAATGACTATGAGTGACAAGATGTCGCAGTCACAGCAAACAGCTACCATAACATGTGGGAGAATGCTTGGAAAAGTTCAACGTGTCTGTGGAAATTAGCAACGATGTCTCTAAAGCTGCAGTTTTATCACAACCAAAACCaatctattttatttacataagaGCAAAAAGGCTTTATACACTTTATGGATAAAGTTACACAAGTTATGGATAAAAGTACTAAAAAACCCTCTTAATTGTcagttcttctttctctttgggcttttcccttcaggggtcgccacagcaaatcaatctcctccatccaaccctgtcttctgcatctttcccatcaactaccctcatgtcctccttcactatacatccataaacctcctctttggttctcctctacgcctcctacctggcagcatccttctaccaatatattcactatctctcctctggacatgtcccaaccatctcagtctggcctctctgactttatctccaaggccgctaacatgtaatgtccctgtgatatactcgttcctgatcctatccatcctggtcactcctaatgtgaacctcagcattcttatctctgctacctctaaTTTTCCTCTTAATTGTGCTCCCCATGCACAAAGCAATGTCCATAAAGGTGAGTCGggtgagtttggtgtggaagaaccaCATTCGGATAAACCTAAATCAGCCAGGAGGCCTCTCTcaggtgacctctgacctcacaatTGGACAAAAATGATATGAATGAAGAGAATACATGATAACACAGGggtaaaacatattttaaagcaTTTATTTCTGCGTACTAGACTGCACATTTgcttatgaatgtgtgtgtgaaacagGAAACATTCTCAAAATATAGCCTCATTTTCCAGTTAATTCCGGTAAATTGGCATCAAATCACAACATGACAGGAAACGTTTCTGCCAGGTTTCCGGAACTTGCTTTGGCAATGTTTCCAGACATTTGCTGGAAATTGCCCATGCTTTTAATGAACACACATCTTCAATACTTCAGCCCACAGTAAATAAACATGTTCATTATCAGagacgtgtaaaaaaaaaaaaaacgtgacgcTAATGTAGATTCTATTCAGCATGCATTATGAGCGTAGCTCATTATTATGAGTGTGACAGCACATCAGTGGTCTGCATGTCTGCATCATAGTGTGCCCGGAGTGTGCATTTTTCATGTGTGTCCATTATCAGTGGACAGTCTGCTGCAACTCTAACATATGTTGAAGTGTTGTtcttgtggtgtgtgtgtattataatACAAAGCAAGTAATACAAACAGTGTCCTCTACTAATAGTATAGCAATAGTATTTAGTAGCAAACAGAGTCATTTTAATACCACAACATTGTGGTACAATCCTAAAACCACATAACGTCACCAGCTTGTGTTGGTAGATTGGAGTATGGAAAGGAGGCATCATGAAAATGGATGAGACGAGCCTCATCATGTCTGCAGGTGTGCCTAAGCTAAGCCAAATAACaaccccccactcccccacacacacagagtacacacacacatacacacacacacatgcagtgaaGCAATATGAAGCAATATTCCAGCTGGTGTTAGAGCTCGTCATTGTCCAGTCACCTCCAACACTGATGAATGAGCCAGCAGGCATCATGATGGAAATCCTTATTTACAGTAGTTTACATGGAAATGATCTCACTGTGTATTCATTTGTAGCACATGGTCGCTGCGGGGGATTTGTCTTTATACATGAATGCATGATACATGTTGAAACATGAAGAATTCTTGAATTTTGACTCCTATAACCCCACCAGAACAGTGCAGAAGGTCATAAATACCCCAggacaatgtttttttcccatttgctATAATTTAGCAAACTACATTTCAAGAATCTAATACaatttactaaatcagacaccTAAC
Proteins encoded in this region:
- the LOC131126072 gene encoding uncharacterized protein KIAA0040 homolog, yielding MDEPAESIRDFFNQLWSFVVEKHKQGIHNTICLVVLLTLPLLVLLTALLVCCHCCCCRHANRCCCKLGRGGATATLESKKKKKKKKKNSDNNDDLWISVKMGQMTPDRVALPMS